The DNA segment GGAAGTTCAAGTCGTGTACAAACATTTTGCGACGCAAGTTACGCTTGATTCAGAGGTTGTTCAAATTGAACCGGCCGTTAGCCGGACAGTAGTGATTCTGGATATGGTGTGGTCGCCAGTGTGACGCGCCGTTACTTCATCAAGATTGCAGGAAGTCTGGTCATGGAACGTGAACAGGTAAAAGCGACGCTGCAGCAGCTGCATCAGCAGATCCGCAGTGGAGGGCCTGTCGACCCGGAAACACAGGCATTGCTGCAGCAGTTGGCCGACGACGTGAATCTGCTCCTGCAAAAATCGGCGAACCCCGGCGCTGTGAAGACTGTCGAACCGGAACAGCAGTCAGTACTGGATCGGCTGCTGAGTTTCACCGACGAATTTGCGGACACGCACCCGCAACTCGCGGAAGCGATCGGCCGCGTCGCCACCGCGCTGAGCCGCATTGGGATATAAGTCAGAGGATTGAGCCACAGATGAACGCAGATGAACTCAGATCAATTCTTCTGATCCGTGTTAATCTGTGTTCATCTGTGGCTAATTTCTTTTTAATTTTTTCGTGGCCAAGGTTTTGAAATCGACATGGCGCTGTTTCTGGGCAAATCGACGGTGGATGAGATCCGCGCAAGGTTCGATCAGGATGTCGAGCGGTTTTCAAACTTGGAGACCGGGCAGTCGGCCGCGATTGATGCTCCGCTCGCTCTCGAACTGATCGCGCAGGCGGCGCTGGCGGTGAATCCGAGTCCGACTCGAGTGCTGGATCTCGGCTGCGGCGCCGGGAATTTCACCTTGCGATTGCTGCAAAGCTGCGACTCCGTCACTAACGTCACACTGGTTGACCTCAGCCAGCCAATGCTGGATCGAGCGGCAGAGAGATTGCGTGAATCGCACAAAGTCCAGATCACCACGTTGCAGGGAGACCTGCGAGAGGTTCCTTTTGATTCGCAGCAGTACGATGTGATTCTGGCCGGCGCGGTGCTGCATCATTTGCGAACCGATGCACAGTGGGAGCAGATCTTCCAGCGAATTTTTGAAGCGACCGCGACCGGCGGATCGTTCTGGATCTTCGACCTAATTACTCACGGCCACCCTGCGATTCAGCAACTGATGTGGGCGCGATACGGCCAGTATCTGACGAGTCTGAAAGGGGAAGCCTACCGCGATCAGGTGTACGAGTACGCCACGCGGGAGGACTCGCCGCGACCTGTGCCGTATCAACTGCAGTTGCTGGCGAAATCGGGTTTCAGCGACGTGGAACTGCTGCATGCGAACGCCTGCTTCGCGGCGTTTGGCGGTATTCGCCCCTCACCCCCTGCCCCTGTCCCCTGAGTACAGGGGCGTGGGGAGTTCGGCATTCTCTCAATCAATTCTCGGCACGAGTCTTCGCACTACAGTCCAGGCTCCAATCGCCGCCCAGTAGTGGAAGGCGAATAGCAGCGGGACGAGGAACCGGCCTTCAACCGACCAGGTGGCGCCGATCGCCACGCAGTTGATCGCCAGCAGGACCAGGCAGATCTGAGAGATCACGTCGCGACGGCTGATGACTGCGCCGATGAGTGCCAGCAACAGGACGATCCCTTCACCCCAGGTGCGCGGACGGAATTCCTGCAGAATCTTCAGCGGAACCAGAGCGATCGCTTTGGCTGGATGCTGCTGAATCCACTGGAGCGCACGGGGGCCTGAGACGCGGGCCGTTGCGAGTTCGCGTTCGAGAAGGGTCATATCGTCTCTCAAGACGCCGTCGAAGAAGTTGGTCTTTTCGAGATGCACCCAAGCCCCGCGAGCGGCCCAGGCTTCATCACCAAAGGCAGCCGACAACTGTGACGTTCCCTGGGTGCCGAGCGGCATGAATGTCCCGAGCAATTGGCAATTGCGGACTCCCCACGGGACGAGCATGAGGAGCGTCACCGCCAGAAACAGGCCTGCTGAAAGTCCCGTATAGAGGATTCGGCGCGACGTCGCGGTTCGCCAGGCGATGAAGCCGACGACGAAAATCAAACCCGGCAGCCAGAGGATGAAGAGCGACCGTCCCAGAATCGCCAGTCCAAACACAACGCCAGCCAGCGCCGGCCAGATCCAGCCTCGCCGCCGCGTCTGCTGCCAGAGAACGGCTACCAACACAGCCACA comes from the Planctomicrobium piriforme genome and includes:
- a CDS encoding ArnT family glycosyltransferase, with translation MSSASPNSTPSLAGKNAWARFDQWGRSSRGLVILSLLSMAFAWGSFLTYYEVWFDLNEPPATSGDEPDYDSLGWELSHGRGYQVNTDDPEFRRPYDAAATASDRFQLGHGHHGPITYRPPLFPMLIAGSDLAFGRQFWSIRVFNSGCMAATCGITVAFLLSRWGVGPALIASCLFVVVDPRSRLYGRAILTEALSAFLVAVLVAVLWQQTRRRGWIWPALAGVVFGLAILGRSLFILWLPGLIFVVGFIAWRTATSRRILYTGLSAGLFLAVTLLMLVPWGVRNCQLLGTFMPLGTQGTSQLSAAFGDEAWAARGAWVHLEKTNFFDGVLRDDMTLLERELATARVSGPRALQWIQQHPAKAIALVPLKILQEFRPRTWGEGIVLLLALIGAVISRRDVISQICLVLLAINCVAIGATWSVEGRFLVPLLFAFHYWAAIGAWTVVRRLVPRID
- a CDS encoding class I SAM-dependent methyltransferase, which codes for MALFLGKSTVDEIRARFDQDVERFSNLETGQSAAIDAPLALELIAQAALAVNPSPTRVLDLGCGAGNFTLRLLQSCDSVTNVTLVDLSQPMLDRAAERLRESHKVQITTLQGDLREVPFDSQQYDVILAGAVLHHLRTDAQWEQIFQRIFEATATGGSFWIFDLITHGHPAIQQLMWARYGQYLTSLKGEAYRDQVYEYATREDSPRPVPYQLQLLAKSGFSDVELLHANACFAAFGGIRPSPPAPVP
- a CDS encoding DUF4404 family protein; this encodes MEREQVKATLQQLHQQIRSGGPVDPETQALLQQLADDVNLLLQKSANPGAVKTVEPEQQSVLDRLLSFTDEFADTHPQLAEAIGRVATALSRIGI